From a single Pseudobutyrivibrio xylanivorans genomic region:
- the tsaB gene encoding tRNA (adenosine(37)-N6)-threonylcarbamoyltransferase complex dimerization subunit type 1 TsaB, whose amino-acid sequence MKILGIDGSGLVASVAIVEDDNLIGEYTTGYKKTHSQTLLPMLDELTKMVELDLNSVDAIAVSAGPGSFTGLRIASATAKGLGLSLGCPIVSVPTVDALAFNLWGSDSLICPIMDARRGQVYTGLYLFETNGDFKVVKAQCAVDFSEIAEDINANGQPVTFLGDGVPVFKDKIAEIIKVPYRFAPAHLNRQHASSVAALGSIYYANGDCEIAADHRPEYLRLSQAERERMEREKSQMPEKEGKA is encoded by the coding sequence ATGAAGATTTTAGGAATAGATGGCTCTGGCCTTGTCGCATCAGTGGCCATCGTAGAAGACGACAATTTAATTGGTGAGTACACCACAGGCTATAAAAAAACTCATTCACAGACATTACTTCCAATGCTGGATGAGCTTACAAAGATGGTGGAGCTGGATTTGAATTCAGTTGATGCTATTGCAGTTTCAGCAGGCCCAGGCTCTTTCACAGGCCTTCGTATTGCTTCTGCAACAGCTAAGGGATTAGGACTCTCGTTGGGATGCCCAATCGTGTCCGTGCCAACGGTGGATGCGCTGGCATTTAATCTTTGGGGAAGTGATTCATTGATTTGCCCTATCATGGATGCGAGACGTGGGCAAGTTTATACGGGTCTTTATTTATTTGAAACCAACGGTGATTTTAAGGTCGTTAAGGCTCAGTGTGCTGTTGATTTCAGCGAGATTGCTGAAGATATTAATGCGAATGGACAACCAGTCACTTTCCTTGGTGATGGAGTCCCTGTATTTAAGGATAAGATTGCTGAAATTATCAAGGTGCCTTACAGATTTGCTCCAGCACATCTCAATCGTCAGCATGCTTCTTCGGTAGCTGCTCTTGGCTCAATCTATTATGCAAATGGAGATTGTGAGATTGCAGCAGATCATCGTCCTGAGTATCTTAGACTATCTCAGGCAGAGCGCGAGCGTATGGAACGCGAAAAGTCTCAGATGCCTGAAAAGGAAGGAAAGGCTTAA
- the tsaE gene encoding tRNA (adenosine(37)-N6)-threonylcarbamoyltransferase complex ATPase subunit type 1 TsaE, translated as MIEVFETNSPEETDALGRKLGAEATSGQVFTLIGDLGVGKTVFTQGFATGLQIDEAICSPTFTIVQVYDTGRLPFYHFDVYRIGDVEEMDEIGYEDYVYGDGVSLIEWANLIEDILPEHYTQITIEKDLEKGFDYRKITVEQI; from the coding sequence ATGATAGAAGTATTTGAAACTAATTCACCAGAAGAAACAGATGCTCTCGGACGAAAGCTTGGTGCTGAAGCTACTTCAGGGCAGGTATTCACATTAATAGGCGATTTGGGTGTTGGTAAAACTGTTTTTACACAGGGATTTGCTACCGGTCTTCAGATTGATGAGGCGATTTGCAGTCCAACCTTCACAATCGTTCAGGTCTACGACACAGGTCGATTGCCATTCTACCACTTCGATGTTTACCGCATCGGTGACGTGGAGGAGATGGACGAAATCGGTTACGAGGATTATGTCTATGGTGATGGGGTTTCACTCATCGAGTGGGCAAACCTCATCGAGGATATTCTTCCAGAGCATTACACTCAGATTACAATTGAGAAAGATTTAGAAAAAGGATTCGACTACCGTAAAATCACGGTAGAACAGATATAA
- a CDS encoding YcxB family protein: protein MGQSTSFSVKIKEEDLYRFNLHHAYTSSQGIISVVLFILLIAVWILRFPQLSLIYKVLYPVIATVFLLYIPMSLKLRVKTQMQQEVFQYPLTYELVDTGIKVSSPSTEEPAELPWEYVYKISTWKDYLLIYSNRVNAYIIPRKDIKDVYEPIIDYIKNHVEDYKLQIK from the coding sequence ATGGGACAGAGCACTTCATTCAGCGTAAAGATCAAAGAAGAAGATTTATATCGTTTCAATCTTCATCATGCATATACAAGTAGTCAAGGTATCATTTCAGTGGTGCTTTTCATTCTGCTTATAGCTGTTTGGATTTTGAGATTTCCTCAGCTGTCTTTAATCTACAAGGTTCTCTATCCAGTGATAGCGACTGTATTTCTTTTATATATTCCGATGAGCCTCAAGCTTCGTGTTAAAACACAGATGCAGCAGGAGGTATTTCAGTACCCTCTCACCTACGAGCTCGTTGATACTGGCATTAAAGTCAGTTCTCCATCTACAGAGGAGCCTGCCGAGTTGCCATGGGAATATGTTTACAAGATTTCTACATGGAAGGACTATCTTCTCATCTACAGTAATCGTGTAAATGCGTACATCATTCCGCGGAAAGATATAAAGGATGTATACGAGCCAATCATTGACTATATTAAAAATCACGTAGAGGATTATAAATTACAAATAAAATGA
- a CDS encoding Tex family protein, with the protein MDINKKIAGELQVRVAQVEAAVSLLDEGNTVPFISRYRKEATGGLNDEQLRTLAERLTYLRNLEDKKATCLASIEEQGLLTDELKKAILEAETQVAVDDLYRPYRPKRRTRATIAKEKGLEPLANIIILQMTDKSLEEEAKAFINSEKEVNTPEEAIAGACDIIAESISDDADYRTWIREKTFKFGRIVSKAKDAEAESVYENYYDYDESVAKLPGHRILALNRGEKEKILKVSIEAPVEDILNYLQKKIISRDNVNTNQALINTIEDAYTRLIAPSIENEIRNNLTEMAEDGAIKVFGKNLTQLLMQPPIAGRNVLGWDPAFRTGCKIAVVDATGKVLDTTVVYPTAPQNKVEETKKVIKALIKKYNVSLISLGNGTASRESEQIIVDMLKEIPEKVEYIIVNEAGASVYSASKLATEEFPNFDVGQRSATSMARRLQDPLAELVKIDPKSVGVGQYQHDMNQKKLDETLAGVVETCVNAVGVDLNTASASLLEYVSGINKTLAKNIVEYRETNGRFNSRAELKKVPKLGPKAFEQCAGFMRITGGKNPLDSTAVHPESYEAAKALLEKLGFSTKDIAAGTLKDIHKSISNIKALSTELGVGEMTLEDIVKELEKPGRDPREDMPKPILKSDVLEMKDLKPGMQLKGTVRNVIDFGAFIDIGVHQDGLVHISQMTDRYIKHPLEVVSVGDIVDVEVISVDEKKGRIALTMKLNKVKKA; encoded by the coding sequence ATGGATATTAACAAAAAAATTGCTGGGGAGCTACAGGTTCGTGTCGCTCAGGTTGAAGCAGCGGTAAGTTTATTGGACGAGGGCAACACAGTCCCATTCATCTCACGATACAGAAAGGAAGCTACAGGAGGTCTTAATGACGAACAGCTTCGTACACTTGCAGAACGCCTCACATATCTAAGAAATCTTGAGGATAAAAAGGCGACCTGCCTTGCATCAATCGAGGAGCAGGGGCTTCTTACAGATGAGCTTAAAAAGGCAATTCTTGAAGCAGAGACACAGGTGGCAGTAGATGATTTATATCGTCCATACCGTCCAAAGCGCCGCACTCGTGCAACTATCGCAAAGGAAAAAGGCTTAGAACCACTTGCAAACATTATCATTCTTCAGATGACAGATAAATCTCTTGAGGAAGAGGCAAAGGCATTCATTAATTCTGAGAAGGAGGTTAACACTCCAGAGGAAGCCATCGCTGGCGCTTGCGATATCATCGCTGAAAGTATTTCTGATGACGCAGATTACAGAACTTGGATTCGTGAAAAGACATTCAAATTTGGTCGTATTGTTTCTAAGGCAAAGGATGCTGAGGCAGAATCGGTTTATGAGAATTACTATGATTACGATGAGTCTGTTGCAAAGCTTCCGGGACATAGAATTCTTGCACTCAATCGTGGTGAGAAAGAGAAGATTCTCAAGGTATCAATAGAGGCACCAGTTGAGGATATCCTTAACTACCTTCAGAAGAAAATTATCAGCCGTGATAACGTAAATACGAATCAGGCTCTTATCAATACAATCGAGGATGCATACACAAGACTTATTGCACCTTCTATTGAAAACGAAATCAGAAATAACCTTACAGAGATGGCAGAGGATGGAGCTATCAAGGTATTCGGCAAGAACCTTACACAACTTCTCATGCAGCCTCCAATCGCAGGACGTAATGTTCTTGGCTGGGACCCTGCTTTCAGAACGGGTTGTAAGATTGCTGTAGTTGACGCTACAGGAAAGGTTCTCGATACAACAGTTGTTTATCCAACAGCTCCACAGAACAAGGTTGAGGAGACAAAGAAGGTTATCAAAGCCCTTATTAAAAAATACAACGTTTCCCTTATTTCATTAGGTAATGGTACTGCCAGCCGTGAGTCAGAGCAGATTATCGTTGATATGCTCAAGGAAATACCTGAGAAGGTTGAATATATCATCGTAAATGAAGCAGGTGCTTCAGTTTATTCTGCCAGCAAGCTTGCGACAGAAGAGTTCCCTAACTTCGATGTAGGACAACGTAGTGCTACATCTATGGCTCGCCGTCTTCAGGACCCACTTGCCGAGCTTGTAAAGATTGATCCTAAGTCTGTTGGTGTTGGTCAGTACCAGCATGATATGAATCAGAAGAAGCTTGATGAGACTCTTGCAGGTGTTGTAGAGACCTGTGTTAATGCTGTAGGTGTAGACCTTAACACTGCCTCAGCTTCACTTTTAGAATATGTTTCAGGTATCAACAAAACTCTTGCAAAGAACATCGTTGAATATCGTGAGACAAATGGCAGATTCAATTCCAGAGCTGAGCTTAAAAAGGTTCCAAAGCTCGGACCAAAAGCTTTCGAGCAGTGCGCTGGTTTCATGCGAATCACAGGTGGCAAGAACCCTCTTGATTCAACAGCTGTTCACCCTGAGAGCTATGAAGCTGCAAAGGCTTTACTTGAGAAACTTGGATTCAGTACAAAGGATATTGCTGCTGGAACGCTCAAAGATATTCACAAAAGTATCTCTAACATAAAGGCGTTATCCACAGAACTTGGTGTTGGCGAGATGACTTTGGAGGATATTGTCAAGGAACTTGAGAAGCCAGGGCGCGACCCACGTGAAGATATGCCGAAGCCAATCCTTAAGAGCGATGTTCTTGAAATGAAGGACCTTAAGCCTGGAATGCAGCTTAAGGGTACTGTTCGTAATGTAATCGATTTTGGTGCATTCATTGACATCGGTGTACATCAGGATGGGCTTGTGCATATTTCTCAGATGACAGACCGCTATATCAAGCATCCACTTGAGGTTGTTTCTGTAGGTGACATAGTAGATGTTGAAGTTATTTCTGTTGATGAGAAGAAGGGACGAATTGCCCTCACTATGAAGCTCAATAAGGTGAAGAAAGCTTAA
- a CDS encoding acyltransferase family protein — MKKRIIGLDILRDIGVIFIFFYHFFVEYIVTAGGTDGAMYGYNYFFNILARPASLFLFVISGYALMYNHEDEMPIGKYFKRRFKGLFIPFYVAYTLMFIISFLVNNEVVGHDLPIKLFVYTILGVDGVAQLTGANFYLIGEWFMTCIVVCYVLFPLLAKLLKKFKYITLGVLMVWYVFLLYIYNPFPITQLMNPAFIIVYFYLGMFLQNLLGENKINSKIRVACAIISVLIFIYFCMIGFIPSLEWMKMKQVQTEIIYFILSMTMLIALRDVEIPSDKIVYTIITYISGISWYVILLHHRIMILFYSHLSVENYNHRDIFALLLACIFITWALSIFVREASNRVKKLI, encoded by the coding sequence ATGAAAAAACGAATCATAGGCCTTGATATCCTTCGTGATATAGGCGTCATTTTTATATTCTTTTACCACTTCTTTGTGGAGTATATAGTTACAGCAGGTGGCACTGATGGTGCTATGTATGGCTATAACTATTTCTTTAATATCTTGGCTCGACCAGCTAGTCTTTTTTTGTTTGTTATTTCGGGGTATGCCCTCATGTACAATCATGAGGACGAGATGCCAATTGGCAAATATTTTAAGAGACGATTTAAGGGGCTATTTATTCCATTTTATGTTGCTTATACATTAATGTTCATTATCTCATTTTTGGTGAATAATGAGGTGGTAGGTCACGACCTTCCAATTAAGCTATTCGTATATACGATACTTGGCGTAGATGGAGTTGCACAGCTCACCGGAGCAAATTTCTATCTTATTGGTGAGTGGTTTATGACTTGCATTGTGGTTTGCTATGTGCTGTTCCCACTGCTTGCCAAGTTGCTTAAAAAATTTAAATACATAACTCTCGGAGTATTAATGGTTTGGTACGTATTCCTACTTTATATTTACAATCCATTCCCGATCACACAGCTCATGAATCCAGCATTTATCATCGTATATTTTTACCTGGGAATGTTTCTTCAGAACCTCCTTGGAGAGAACAAAATTAACTCTAAAATTCGTGTTGCCTGTGCAATTATTTCAGTTTTGATTTTCATATATTTCTGTATGATAGGCTTTATTCCGTCTTTGGAATGGATGAAGATGAAACAGGTTCAGACTGAGATAATCTATTTCATTCTCAGCATGACTATGCTGATTGCATTACGTGATGTAGAAATACCTTCAGATAAAATCGTATATACGATAATCACATACATATCAGGTATCAGCTGGTATGTAATCCTTTTACATCATCGAATTATGATATTGTTTTATTCTCATTTGTCAGTCGAGAATTACAATCACCGCGACATCTTCGCGCTGCTTCTCGCCTGCATTTTCATTACATGGGCATTGTCAATTTTCGTACGCGAAGCGTCGAATCGCGTAAAAAAGTTGATTTAA
- a CDS encoding CPBP family intramembrane glutamic endopeptidase translates to MEKKRGIPHFICEKLPALAIVLSVVIITVLLAAAELPVEGLLADNDALHNLYNVLVAIILLFVIKLWFTPNYKGSLKSSISLGEMIKILIPVVVYAVASEIVTIITGDFVFKPTLTKLCMALNAGFGEETMFRAAAIPIGLMYLKSEKKIAYTLIITSIVFGALHFVNVTGGGAPSVILMQVIATTFMGIYFAALFMISGSILIPIIVHAVWDYLCFVTDGSLENGVMTQDAVNAPLVVAVLFDVAIGIAAIIMIYRNKDRINQIWDEKWSK, encoded by the coding sequence ATGGAAAAGAAACGAGGAATTCCGCATTTTATATGTGAGAAGCTACCAGCGTTAGCGATAGTTTTATCTGTTGTTATAATTACTGTATTATTGGCAGCAGCTGAATTGCCTGTAGAAGGTCTCCTGGCTGATAATGATGCTTTGCACAATCTCTATAATGTATTGGTGGCTATAATACTTCTGTTTGTAATCAAGCTATGGTTTACTCCTAACTACAAGGGCTCGTTAAAATCGTCCATTTCCTTAGGCGAAATGATAAAGATACTTATACCTGTAGTAGTCTATGCTGTGGCTTCAGAGATTGTCACCATAATTACGGGTGATTTTGTTTTTAAGCCAACATTGACTAAACTATGTATGGCACTAAACGCTGGATTTGGCGAAGAGACTATGTTTAGAGCTGCAGCGATTCCTATTGGTCTTATGTATTTGAAATCTGAAAAGAAAATAGCATACACACTAATTATAACTTCAATTGTTTTTGGTGCTTTACATTTTGTAAATGTTACGGGAGGAGGAGCACCTTCTGTTATACTAATGCAGGTTATTGCTACAACATTTATGGGTATATATTTTGCTGCATTGTTCATGATTTCAGGCAGTATTTTAATACCTATTATTGTTCATGCCGTGTGGGATTATTTATGCTTCGTAACAGATGGCTCCTTGGAAAATGGGGTGATGACTCAAGATGCGGTTAATGCTCCATTGGTCGTAGCGGTATTATTTGATGTGGCAATCGGCATAGCAGCGATAATCATGATATACAGAAATAAGGATAGAATTAATCAGATCTGGGATGAAAAATGGAGTAAGTAA
- a CDS encoding IS1182 family transposase, with the protein MINQTNSYNTLNQGVLPFFISDCLDICDPVFTFDELVGGMNLEKYLKNVPEHKLGRIRYNPVKMLKTVLFGFMSEGYISLRGLQENCRVNIRFMYLMDRETPSYRTFSYFINDVLKDSIEDIFNDINQEIFSRHKVDLNHLYIDGSKFEANANKYTWVWKKATEKSRYRLFEKITKLLQEINSDLQWSGIKIETNTEYMPEYMRQITERFSEIWKLDTSTFVSGKGHRKTVQQRQYEKLVEYTTKLNEYVTKISICGENRNSYSKTDPSATFMRIKTDYMGNDQLLPAYNVQIGVADEYIAVVDVNQYRSDMDCFIPLMNKYYETYGFYPKYPVADAGYGSFNNYIFCEQKGMKKYMKFTMFKKETTDKKYHNDPFRAVNFEIGDDGKMRCPNGRSFNFLYRQHVKGNQYGRQEEVYQCEDCSGCPYASKCKKTDKNKTVRINEELTAMHQEVINNLESIQGALLRMNRSIQAEGTFGIIKNDRWYKRIVRKGIESVKLEVLLVSIGHNLYKYHNKKMRLQEAA; encoded by the coding sequence ATGATCAATCAAACCAATTCTTATAATACTCTAAATCAGGGCGTTTTACCATTTTTTATTTCAGATTGCTTGGATATCTGTGATCCGGTTTTTACTTTTGACGAACTCGTGGGAGGTATGAATCTTGAGAAGTATCTGAAAAATGTGCCAGAGCATAAGCTTGGCAGAATCAGATATAATCCAGTCAAAATGTTGAAAACCGTACTATTCGGTTTTATGAGTGAAGGATATATTTCACTAAGAGGACTTCAAGAAAACTGTAGGGTTAACATTCGATTTATGTATCTTATGGACAGGGAAACTCCTTCTTACAGAACCTTCAGCTATTTCATAAACGATGTGTTAAAGGATTCAATAGAGGATATTTTCAATGATATTAATCAGGAAATATTCAGCAGGCATAAAGTTGACCTGAATCATCTTTATATTGATGGTTCGAAGTTTGAAGCTAATGCTAACAAATATACTTGGGTATGGAAGAAGGCCACGGAAAAATCCCGTTACCGTCTTTTTGAAAAGATTACTAAATTACTGCAAGAAATCAACAGCGATCTTCAGTGGAGCGGAATCAAGATTGAGACTAATACAGAGTACATGCCTGAATATATGCGCCAGATAACAGAACGGTTTTCTGAGATATGGAAGCTTGATACTTCAACTTTTGTTTCAGGAAAAGGACATAGGAAAACCGTCCAGCAGAGACAGTACGAAAAGCTTGTAGAGTACACAACAAAGCTCAATGAATATGTCACAAAAATCAGCATCTGTGGAGAAAACAGGAACAGCTATTCAAAGACAGATCCTTCCGCTACATTCATGAGAATAAAGACCGACTACATGGGAAACGACCAGCTTCTTCCCGCATACAACGTTCAGATTGGTGTAGCTGATGAATACATAGCAGTTGTTGATGTTAATCAATACAGATCTGACATGGACTGCTTCATACCGTTGATGAATAAGTATTATGAAACATATGGCTTTTATCCAAAATATCCTGTGGCTGATGCTGGATATGGCTCGTTCAATAATTATATCTTTTGCGAGCAAAAAGGCATGAAAAAGTACATGAAGTTCACAATGTTTAAAAAGGAGACGACCGATAAGAAATATCACAACGATCCATTCAGAGCTGTTAATTTTGAGATCGGTGATGATGGGAAAATGCGTTGTCCTAATGGGAGGAGCTTCAACTTTCTATACAGGCAGCATGTAAAAGGAAACCAGTATGGCCGGCAAGAAGAAGTCTATCAGTGTGAAGACTGCAGTGGTTGTCCCTATGCATCGAAGTGTAAGAAAACAGATAAAAACAAAACCGTAAGAATAAACGAAGAACTGACCGCTATGCATCAGGAGGTTATAAATAATCTTGAAAGCATCCAGGGAGCACTCCTTAGAATGAACAGATCCATTCAAGCGGAAGGTACTTTCGGAATCATAAAAAATGATCGTTGGTATAAAAGAATAGTCCGAAAAGGAATAGAATCCGTAAAACTTGAGGTTCTTTTGGTTTCAATAGGTCATAACTTATATAAATATCACAATAAAAAGATGCGTCTCCAAGAAGCTGCCTAA
- a CDS encoding DUF1667 domain-containing protein codes for MEKRELTCIGCPMGCQITVELENGEVLSVTGNTCKIGENYAKNEVTHPERTVTSTAVILGGDKLRVSVKTKSNIPKDKIADVMKEIDAAVMKAPVHIGDVVVKDVCGTGVDVVATRNVETV; via the coding sequence ATGGAAAAAAGAGAATTAACTTGTATCGGCTGCCCAATGGGGTGCCAGATTACAGTAGAATTAGAAAATGGCGAGGTTTTATCTGTAACAGGTAACACTTGCAAAATCGGCGAAAATTATGCTAAAAACGAGGTGACACATCCTGAAAGAACAGTTACATCTACAGCTGTTATCTTAGGCGGGGATAAGCTACGTGTTTCAGTTAAGACAAAGTCCAACATTCCAAAGGACAAAATCGCAGACGTTATGAAGGAGATTGATGCAGCAGTCATGAAAGCTCCTGTTCATATCGGAGATGTGGTTGTTAAAGATGTTTGCGGAACTGGCGTAGACGTTGTAGCAACAAGAAATGTAGAAACAGTTTAA